Proteins encoded together in one candidate division KSB1 bacterium window:
- a CDS encoding transposase — protein sequence SAIHVARTYFDKKRNYVGQHFWARGYFVSTVGRDENAIREYIQKQEVEDKRLEQLRMI from the coding sequence GAGCGCAATCCACGTGGCGCGAACGTACTTCGACAAGAAGCGAAACTACGTCGGGCAGCACTTCTGGGCCCGCGGGTACTTTGTCTCCACCGTAGGGCGGGACGAGAACGCGATTCGCGAGTACATCCAGAAGCAGGAAGTGGAGGATAAGCGACTCGAGCAGCTTCGGATGATCTGA